A genomic segment from Vanessa cardui chromosome 30, ilVanCard2.1, whole genome shotgun sequence encodes:
- the LOC124542088 gene encoding ran GTPase-activating protein 1-like, giving the protein MECLIKQMSVDLSHNEIGREACMELVDALTAPPGSARRLARVVLAGNSLGGAANKTTMKSKLGASAELSDGEGSEDEYVSGSDDDDEESDLENSEDSATEDAQHFETSLDAETTLEETDIVREVETDVGKFLREPTLDNLAKLGPNAADVIDVHLQVLFFVFI; this is encoded by the exons ATGGAATGTCTGATAAAGCAAATG TCGGTGGACCTGAGTCACAACGAGATCGGTCGCGAGGCGTGCATGGAGCTCGTTGACGCGCTGACGGCGCCGCCCGGGAGCGCCCGCCGCCTCGCCAGGGTCGTGCTGGCAG GTAACAGTTTAGGAGGTGCGGCGAACAAGACAACGATGAAAAGTAAACTGGGAGCGTCAGCGGAACTCAGCGACGGCGAAGGGAGTGAGGACGAAT ATGTATCCGGTTCCGATGATGACGACGAGGAATCAGATCTGGAGAATTCAGAGGACAGCGCCACGGAGGACGCCCAGCATTTCGAGACGAGCCTCGACGCTGAGACAACCCTGGAAGAAACCG atattGTAAGGGAAGTCGAAACGGACGTCGGTAAATTCTTGCGCGAACCAACGTTGGACAATTTGGCCAAGCTTGGACCAAACGCCGCCGACGTCATCGATGTTCATTTAcaggtattattttttgtttttatataa